The following proteins are co-located in the Acidobacteriota bacterium genome:
- a CDS encoding sigma 54-interacting transcriptional regulator: MRPRLAAITGPLSAQVFELDEDLFTIGRLSSNQLQILHGSVSRHHCRLHCDADGVRVEDLDSLRGTFVNGIPIQRRRLEHGDYLKIGDSLFLFLVHRAEARGEPPSLPEPATESGEQTVEKVLEIEPHRATYLLPQTDFARHDPVAHNLSALLTFGIDLQTEHSGRAIARRLARLCLDTVPAEQATVLVIAEGELKPLAEQSREGSRAHPPSLTLCRQVVANGTAIWSDNVPADEALRDFESLDGSQIRAVLCVPLLAQGACLGILYADTSQQAETFCEDHLELLTAAGSIAALALHQSRQTERLRAENRRLRADQLDHDIVGESPALEEVLRLVERVAPSDLTVLVKGESGTGKELIAKALHRNSPRAEKPFVAINCATLSETLLESELFGHERGAFTGAVGRKAGHFEMAHGGTLFLDEVGEISVSLQARLLRALEEGEIQRVGGTRILPVDVRVVAATNRDLGQAIRQGIFREDLYHRLNVFSLDLPPLHDRGNDITLLARHFLARSAERLHRTPRGLAPAARDAMLAYSWPGNVRELRNAMERAAVLADGELVQLQDLPEAVVESAPESGPAASSYHAAVVEAKRRILQQAIRRAEGNHRKAAELLDLNRTYLQRLIRNLGLGS, encoded by the coding sequence ATGAGACCAAGGCTCGCCGCCATCACCGGCCCCCTCAGCGCGCAGGTCTTCGAGCTCGATGAAGACCTTTTTACGATCGGCCGCCTGTCATCGAATCAGCTTCAGATCCTTCACGGCTCGGTCTCTCGACATCACTGCCGCCTGCACTGCGATGCGGACGGCGTCCGAGTCGAGGATCTGGACAGCTTGCGAGGCACCTTCGTCAATGGGATCCCCATCCAGCGCCGGCGTTTGGAACACGGCGACTACCTCAAGATCGGAGACTCCCTTTTTCTATTTCTGGTTCACCGAGCCGAGGCTCGCGGTGAGCCTCCGAGCCTTCCCGAGCCAGCCACCGAAAGTGGTGAGCAAACCGTCGAGAAGGTCCTCGAGATCGAGCCTCACCGGGCCACCTACCTGCTCCCCCAAACGGACTTCGCACGACATGATCCAGTAGCCCACAATCTGTCGGCCCTGCTGACCTTCGGCATCGATCTCCAAACCGAGCACAGCGGTCGAGCCATCGCCCGGCGCCTGGCACGGCTTTGTCTCGACACCGTGCCGGCCGAGCAAGCCACCGTTCTGGTGATCGCTGAGGGTGAGCTGAAACCACTCGCCGAGCAGTCCCGAGAAGGCTCTCGCGCTCACCCGCCCAGCCTGACCCTCTGCCGGCAGGTCGTCGCCAACGGCACCGCCATCTGGTCCGACAACGTGCCCGCGGACGAAGCTCTCAGAGACTTCGAAAGCCTCGATGGCAGCCAGATCCGGGCGGTGCTCTGCGTGCCCTTGCTCGCTCAGGGGGCATGCCTGGGCATCCTCTATGCGGACACCTCGCAGCAAGCCGAAACCTTCTGCGAAGACCACCTCGAGCTCTTGACCGCCGCGGGCAGTATCGCCGCCTTGGCGCTCCACCAGAGCCGCCAAACGGAACGACTGCGGGCAGAGAACCGGCGCCTGCGAGCCGATCAACTGGACCACGACATCGTCGGGGAAAGCCCGGCCCTCGAAGAAGTCTTGAGACTGGTCGAACGCGTCGCCCCGAGCGACCTGACGGTTCTCGTCAAGGGCGAGAGCGGTACTGGCAAAGAGCTCATCGCCAAGGCCTTGCACCGCAACAGTCCGCGCGCCGAGAAACCCTTTGTCGCCATCAACTGCGCCACCCTCTCGGAAACCCTCCTCGAGAGCGAGCTCTTCGGCCACGAGCGAGGGGCCTTCACCGGTGCCGTCGGCCGCAAAGCCGGTCATTTCGAGATGGCCCACGGCGGCACCCTCTTCCTGGACGAAGTGGGCGAAATTTCGGTGTCACTGCAGGCTCGCCTGCTGAGAGCTCTGGAGGAGGGAGAGATCCAAAGGGTCGGCGGAACCAGGATCTTGCCGGTGGATGTCCGGGTGGTGGCCGCGACCAACCGCGATCTCGGCCAGGCCATCCGGCAAGGCATCTTCCGGGAGGACCTCTACCACCGGCTCAACGTCTTCTCCCTCGACCTGCCTCCGCTCCACGACCGCGGCAACGACATCACTCTCCTGGCCCGTCACTTCCTGGCCCGCTCGGCCGAACGCCTGCACCGCACTCCGAGGGGACTGGCCCCGGCCGCCCGGGACGCGATGCTCGCCTATTCCTGGCCGGGCAACGTCCGCGAGCTCCGCAACGCCATGGAACGAGCGGCCGTCCTGGCCGATGGTGAGCTCGTCCAGCTCCAAGACCTTCCCGAAGCGGTCGTGGAGAGCGCACCCGAGAGTGGCCCGGCAGCCAGCTCCTACCATGCGGCCGTCGTCGAGGCGAAGCGCCGGATTCTGCAACAGGCGATCCGACGAGCCGAAGGCAACCACCGGAAAGCCGCCGAGCTCCTCGACCTCAATCGGACCTACCTACAACGACTGATCAGAAATCTCGGGCTCGGATCCTGA
- a CDS encoding protein kinase, giving the protein MALPDRIGPYELRRPLGTGGMGEVFLAWDHRLERSVAIKRLRADLTSSPERTRRFRREARSAARLSHSAIVRVYDILEAPSGDSIVMEHVDGRTLGELLRHEGLSLSHALRLGAEISEGLAYAHDHGLIHRDLKGDNVMVTHDGHAKILDFGLVKQLDLDEPESRLTREGIAVGTLQAMSPEQARGAAVDHRSDLYSLGVLLHEMLTGGLARKVRDLPPAVRQTPWNQPVPLRAIRPELPGDLCDLVEALLESSPRNRPEDAHQVAGTLDALAARPDLPGLYSPPWESPEEPASDAPTSPEEVPGRSKAPTREADSARRPMTSRWRRPWAVFAIALAAGLLVAIATRLMLDSPGERSEDTAANLPRTPFELYQSGNALLERYDRKGYIDRAIANFSEAVAADPEFAPAYSGLGRAYWRKHRDRKDSAWLDKALESARVAVRLAPQLSHGQITLAYAQLAAGENEDARQLLESVLRLDPANAGAQRGLADLATSESRSDEAMALYREAIRMAPANAEYRGELGILLSRAGDYQGAEEAFEAALDITPDHHFLLLSLGGIYHFQGRLPEAATALQRSIEVRPSGPAYSNLGTLYFFQGRLEEAATAYRSALDLNANNYFIWANLGDVHRRIPGQEPEARNAFLRAIQLIEEELVEQPENLVLTSRLALYRARRGECPAARQQVAALQPLGERLASTAYRIALSWELCGQREAALEALEMALEGGYSFDEAQREPDLIDLREDLRFHHLALRFTSHRPAS; this is encoded by the coding sequence ATGGCGCTTCCGGATCGCATCGGACCCTACGAGCTCCGCCGCCCCCTGGGGACCGGGGGCATGGGTGAGGTCTTCCTCGCCTGGGACCATCGATTGGAACGCTCGGTGGCGATCAAGCGGCTGCGGGCCGACCTCACCTCGTCCCCCGAGAGGACGCGGAGGTTCCGTCGCGAAGCGAGGTCCGCGGCCCGTCTCAGCCACTCCGCGATCGTCCGGGTCTACGACATCCTCGAAGCTCCCAGCGGCGATTCGATCGTCATGGAGCATGTCGACGGCCGGACCCTGGGGGAGCTATTGAGGCACGAAGGGTTGTCGCTCTCACATGCCCTGCGCCTGGGAGCGGAGATCAGTGAAGGCCTGGCCTACGCCCACGATCATGGGTTGATCCACCGCGATCTCAAGGGCGACAACGTCATGGTGACCCACGACGGCCACGCCAAGATTCTCGACTTCGGCCTCGTCAAGCAGCTCGACCTCGACGAGCCGGAGTCGCGACTGACCCGGGAGGGTATCGCCGTCGGAACGCTACAGGCGATGTCTCCGGAGCAGGCCCGTGGCGCCGCCGTCGACCACCGCTCCGACCTCTACTCGCTCGGAGTCCTGCTTCACGAGATGCTGACCGGCGGCCTGGCCCGGAAAGTCAGAGACTTGCCCCCGGCCGTTCGCCAAACGCCGTGGAACCAGCCGGTCCCCCTGCGCGCCATCCGTCCCGAGCTGCCCGGGGACCTCTGCGATCTCGTCGAGGCGCTCCTCGAAAGCTCTCCCCGGAACCGGCCCGAGGACGCTCACCAAGTGGCCGGCACCCTCGACGCCCTCGCCGCACGACCGGACCTCCCCGGCCTGTACTCACCTCCCTGGGAATCTCCCGAAGAGCCGGCCAGCGATGCGCCAACGAGCCCGGAGGAGGTGCCAGGACGATCGAAAGCGCCGACCAGGGAGGCCGACTCGGCCCGCCGTCCGATGACCAGCCGATGGCGGAGACCATGGGCGGTCTTCGCCATCGCCCTCGCGGCAGGCCTGCTGGTGGCGATCGCCACCCGGCTGATGCTCGACTCCCCGGGGGAGCGGAGCGAAGACACCGCCGCGAACCTCCCCCGGACACCCTTCGAGCTCTACCAATCGGGCAACGCCCTCCTCGAACGCTACGACCGCAAGGGGTACATCGACCGAGCCATTGCCAACTTCAGCGAGGCGGTCGCTGCCGACCCTGAATTCGCCCCGGCCTACAGTGGCCTGGGACGGGCCTATTGGCGAAAACACCGCGACCGCAAAGACAGCGCATGGCTCGACAAGGCGCTCGAAAGTGCTCGCGTCGCCGTCCGTCTCGCGCCCCAGCTATCCCACGGACAGATCACCCTCGCCTACGCCCAGCTCGCCGCAGGCGAGAACGAGGATGCCCGCCAATTGCTCGAATCGGTGCTGCGCCTCGACCCCGCGAATGCGGGAGCCCAACGAGGCTTGGCCGACCTCGCCACATCCGAAAGTCGCTCCGACGAGGCCATGGCTCTCTATCGCGAAGCGATCCGAATGGCTCCCGCAAACGCCGAGTACCGAGGCGAGCTGGGCATCCTGCTTTCGCGAGCGGGGGACTACCAAGGCGCCGAAGAGGCCTTCGAGGCCGCCCTCGACATCACTCCGGACCACCACTTCCTCCTTCTCAGCCTCGGGGGTATCTATCACTTTCAAGGCCGTCTGCCGGAGGCCGCGACGGCCCTCCAACGGTCCATCGAGGTCCGCCCCTCCGGCCCTGCCTACTCCAACCTGGGCACCCTGTACTTCTTCCAGGGCCGGCTCGAAGAGGCCGCCACCGCCTACCGCAGTGCCCTGGACCTGAATGCCAACAACTACTTCATTTGGGCCAACCTCGGCGATGTCCACCGACGGATTCCGGGGCAGGAACCGGAGGCGAGGAATGCCTTCCTGCGGGCCATTCAGCTGATCGAGGAAGAGCTCGTCGAGCAGCCCGAGAACTTGGTGCTGACGAGTCGCCTCGCCCTCTACCGCGCCCGCCGCGGCGAGTGCCCGGCAGCGCGACAGCAGGTTGCAGCGCTCCAGCCCTTGGGTGAGCGGCTCGCCAGCACGGCCTACCGGATCGCCCTCTCATGGGAGCTCTGCGGTCAGCGAGAAGCCGCCCTCGAAGCCCTCGAGATGGCTCTCGAAGGCGGCTACTCTTTCGACGAGGCGCAACGGGAGCCGGATCTGATCGATCTTCGCGAAGACCTCCGGTTCCACCACCTCGCGCTGCGCTTCACTTCCCATCGCCCTGCGAGCTGA
- a CDS encoding amidohydrolase family protein, producing the protein MNKTISGALGALLILGLASGCANSGPKVAPQADLVIHGATLISPEREQPLAEAWVTIRDGHIDAVGTGEAPAATATLDAEGKFLIPGLIDSHVHLAGVPGFPFNPPPELAPLTAAYETQLPRSYLYFGFTTLIDLNVVDRAALERFRRAPLAPDLFDCGGALALANGYPMSFLPPTVGFALYPNFLWDERDEGAIPEGLEAADHTPAAAVGRVAEGGGICIKVHHEDGFGAAKIWPTPPLGMIQKVVEAGRQRGLPVTIHANSYESHRFAADSGADVVVHGLWNWDGLTAPGGELPAEIRQVLDRHLAAGTGIMPTGQVLQGLRDLFDDGYLDDPRLAAVLPAELLAWYHRPEAGWFREQLRRDFDGLPNETISYLLGNRIDQADRVVRYLAEGGGRLLFGSDTTSGPTYANPPGFNGFVEMQGLQRAGVTPRQLLVAATLANAEAFGIDDRYGSIEAGKVANLLLLTENPLETAAAYDSLKTILLHGRPLPRDQLRAAPD; encoded by the coding sequence ATGAACAAGACAATTTCCGGCGCCCTCGGCGCCTTGCTGATTCTCGGTTTGGCCAGCGGCTGCGCGAACAGCGGCCCGAAGGTCGCGCCGCAGGCCGATCTGGTGATCCACGGTGCCACCCTCATCTCACCCGAAAGGGAGCAGCCGCTGGCCGAGGCCTGGGTGACGATTCGCGATGGCCACATCGATGCCGTCGGCACCGGCGAGGCGCCGGCGGCGACCGCGACCCTCGACGCCGAGGGGAAGTTCCTGATTCCCGGGCTGATCGACTCTCACGTCCACCTCGCCGGAGTTCCGGGCTTTCCTTTCAATCCACCGCCGGAGCTCGCCCCCTTGACCGCCGCCTACGAAACCCAACTTCCGCGCAGCTATCTCTACTTCGGTTTCACCACCCTGATCGACCTCAACGTCGTCGATCGGGCGGCCCTCGAGCGCTTCCGGCGGGCGCCGCTGGCACCGGATCTGTTCGATTGCGGCGGCGCCCTGGCTCTCGCCAACGGCTATCCGATGAGCTTCCTGCCGCCGACGGTGGGCTTCGCCCTCTACCCCAACTTCCTCTGGGACGAGCGCGACGAGGGGGCGATTCCGGAAGGCCTCGAGGCCGCCGACCACACCCCCGCGGCGGCCGTCGGGAGGGTCGCCGAAGGCGGGGGAATCTGCATCAAGGTTCACCACGAGGACGGTTTCGGCGCGGCCAAGATCTGGCCGACACCGCCCCTCGGGATGATCCAGAAGGTGGTCGAGGCCGGCCGCCAGCGCGGCCTCCCCGTCACCATTCACGCCAATTCCTACGAGTCCCACCGCTTCGCTGCCGACAGCGGGGCCGACGTGGTGGTCCATGGCCTTTGGAACTGGGACGGCCTGACCGCCCCCGGCGGCGAGCTACCGGCCGAGATCCGCCAGGTGCTCGACCGCCACCTCGCCGCCGGCACCGGCATCATGCCGACGGGCCAGGTACTCCAAGGGCTGCGCGATCTGTTCGACGACGGTTACCTCGACGATCCTCGCCTCGCCGCCGTGCTTCCGGCCGAGCTGCTCGCCTGGTACCACCGCCCCGAGGCCGGCTGGTTCCGGGAGCAGCTGCGGCGCGACTTCGACGGCCTGCCGAACGAGACCATTTCCTACCTGTTAGGCAACCGCATCGACCAAGCCGACCGAGTGGTGCGGTACCTCGCCGAAGGCGGTGGCCGCCTGCTCTTCGGCAGCGACACCACATCGGGGCCGACCTATGCCAACCCACCGGGTTTCAACGGCTTTGTCGAAATGCAGGGTTTGCAGCGCGCCGGCGTGACGCCGCGCCAGCTCCTGGTCGCCGCCACCCTTGCCAACGCCGAAGCCTTCGGAATCGACGACCGCTACGGCAGCATCGAGGCGGGCAAGGTCGCGAATCTCCTGCTCCTCACCGAGAACCCACTCGAGACTGCGGCCGCCTATGACTCCTTGAAGACCATCCTTCTGCACGGAAGACCGCTTCCGAGAGACCAGCTGCGGGCGGCCCCGGACTAG
- a CDS encoding M23 family metallopeptidase — translation MKRSLFLLSTLFFLTAAASAQVNPSATVWPISASATADEVDKPFGFRVLCGACTDPDDADFHRGIDIREPRGTNVHTVWNGTVVRLRQNANELRRWGDFVVIALDPITRPDGQILTDHKIAYLHLDSVESNLSEGTRVTTGQKVGEVGDSGQGINTVHLHFDYYQGSSDRWIRRAEARSPLEILPFTSQVPTVQLTTPSTDILRLVVEQEPESLDIVRFRIDHNGWSRVHGTDPIILDFNEKIGINMTAPDFEDENPFEGTTYLPRYFNHNSSHYELRIELDGDWQNADTFTVTLTNARDVDYVYNIFF, via the coding sequence ATGAAGCGCAGTCTGTTTCTACTTTCCACCCTCTTCTTCCTGACCGCTGCCGCCTCGGCCCAGGTCAATCCCAGCGCCACGGTCTGGCCGATCAGCGCCAGCGCCACCGCCGACGAGGTCGACAAACCGTTCGGCTTCCGGGTGCTCTGCGGTGCCTGCACGGACCCCGACGATGCCGATTTCCACCGCGGCATCGACATCCGGGAGCCCCGCGGCACGAACGTTCACACGGTCTGGAACGGTACCGTCGTGAGGCTCCGCCAGAACGCCAACGAGCTGCGCCGCTGGGGCGATTTCGTGGTCATCGCCCTCGATCCCATCACCCGTCCCGACGGTCAGATCCTCACCGACCACAAGATCGCCTACCTCCACCTCGACAGCGTCGAGAGCAACCTCTCGGAAGGCACCCGGGTCACCACCGGTCAGAAGGTCGGCGAGGTCGGCGACAGCGGCCAGGGGATCAACACCGTCCATCTCCATTTCGACTACTACCAGGGCTCGAGTGATCGCTGGATTCGGCGCGCCGAGGCGCGCAGTCCGCTCGAGATCCTGCCCTTCACCAGCCAGGTCCCCACGGTCCAGCTCACCACCCCGTCGACGGACATCCTTCGCCTGGTGGTCGAGCAGGAGCCGGAGTCCTTGGACATCGTGCGCTTCCGCATCGACCACAACGGCTGGTCACGGGTTCACGGCACCGACCCGATCATCCTCGACTTCAACGAGAAGATCGGCATCAACATGACCGCCCCGGACTTCGAGGACGAGAATCCCTTCGAGGGCACCACCTATCTGCCGCGCTACTTCAACCACAATTCCAGCCACTACGAGCTCCGCATCGAGCTCGATGGCGACTGGCAGAACGCCGACACCTTCACCGTCACCCTGACCAACGCCCGCGACGTCGACTACGTCTACAACATTTTCTTCTAG
- a CDS encoding DoxX family protein encodes MARALTGGTKIVSWICQLVVAVILFQTLFFKFTGAAESVYIFETLGAEPWGRLGSGVVELIAGILLLIPRRAVWGALLSAGVIVGAIGAHLTKLGIEVQGDGGLLFILALVVLVGSLVILFLRRSELPFFQRG; translated from the coding sequence GTGGCTCGAGCATTGACCGGTGGCACCAAGATCGTGAGCTGGATCTGCCAGCTCGTAGTGGCCGTCATCCTGTTCCAAACTCTGTTCTTCAAATTCACCGGCGCCGCCGAATCGGTCTACATCTTCGAGACCCTCGGTGCCGAGCCCTGGGGCCGCCTGGGCAGTGGCGTCGTCGAGCTGATCGCCGGCATCCTGCTGCTGATTCCCCGGCGCGCGGTCTGGGGAGCTCTGCTCAGCGCCGGCGTGATCGTCGGCGCCATCGGCGCCCACCTGACCAAGCTCGGCATCGAGGTGCAGGGCGACGGCGGGCTGCTCTTCATCCTCGCCCTGGTCGTCCTGGTGGGTTCGCTGGTGATTCTCTTCCTGCGACGGAGCGAGCTGCCTTTTTTTCAGCGGGGCTAG
- a CDS encoding ECF-type sigma factor, protein MNLSDEHEITRLLMAWSGGDGSVLERLMELVHDRLHRLAGSFMNRERDEHTLQTTALVNEAFLRLVRQDQVQWRDQVHFFAVAGWVMRRVLVDHARRHAKVKRGGNAQKIPIEQLEHLSVERSADLLALDEALRTLEAQDESLARLVELKYFGGLTKEEIAEVMDLSSATVTRRWRTARAWLYVYLAEEPGDD, encoded by the coding sequence ATGAATCTCTCCGATGAGCATGAGATCACCCGCTTGTTGATGGCCTGGAGCGGTGGCGACGGCAGCGTGCTCGAACGCCTGATGGAGCTGGTCCACGACCGCCTCCATCGCCTCGCCGGCAGCTTCATGAACCGCGAGCGCGACGAGCACACGCTGCAGACGACGGCGCTGGTCAACGAGGCCTTCTTGCGGCTGGTGCGCCAGGATCAGGTGCAGTGGCGGGACCAGGTGCATTTCTTCGCGGTGGCCGGTTGGGTGATGCGTCGGGTGTTGGTGGATCACGCCCGGCGCCATGCCAAGGTCAAGCGGGGCGGCAATGCCCAGAAAATCCCCATCGAGCAGCTCGAGCACCTGTCCGTCGAGCGATCGGCGGACCTGTTGGCCCTCGACGAGGCCTTGCGCACCCTCGAAGCCCAGGACGAGAGTCTCGCCCGCCTGGTCGAGCTCAAGTACTTCGGTGGTCTCACCAAGGAGGAGATCGCCGAGGTGATGGACCTCTCGTCGGCGACGGTGACGCGCCGGTGGCGAACCGCCCGAGCCTGGCTCTACGTTTATCTGGCCGAGGAGCCCGGCGATGACTGA
- a CDS encoding serine/threonine-protein kinase yields MTDRRQWRRINEIFLQALDLDPEERGSLLDALEEESPGLARAVRRLLGADRAAGEFLAEPVLRREREEASDGPAGVTETLPVERVGAYRLLHAIGRGGMSTVYAARREGDFERRVAVKLIRRDMEGEESRRRFTAERKILAHLDHPFVARLFDGGTTDHGLPYFVMELISGQPVDVYCDQQRLGLQQRLTLFRKILAAVQYAHQNLIVHRDLKPSNILVTADGTPKLLDFGIAKILNAGLAGDDGEEATATWMRVLTPSYASPEQMRGQPVTTASDIYSLGVLLYKLLTGELPHRLEGRSAADAEAQITSAPPASPSARMGDRGALLAGDLDAIVLKALEVAPQDRYSSAEAFSNDLRRHLEGFPVAARVAGPSYRLGKFLRRRRRAVIAAAVAAGLALALVSMLLLQNRRIARERDLVRQQQGATERVLAFTERLFSLADPGVARGEPWTVADALGHSDRLIREELATEPRLRARLHGTIGRVLLAQGEGEAAVEHLDESLSLWRQEAVDESSQQEVARALGEVAAAWVEVGDYARARDLAQQAIDLYRGPLGMADPAAVAAHNVLVYSLCAEGDFELGETAAEEALRLARDLRPADEAELARALHNRAHVYNRRGDAAAAETHYREALEIRRRVYGEPHPLIASTLGNLASTVIDLGKLDEAEPLLELTLAQKRRLLGSDHPDLAPTLNNLAAFHRDRGDWARAEAALRQAIELFPSGHVQHLRLRAELGSLLAQDGRAGQAEALLRRELAAWRPQLPPGNTLIAWAESALGEVLTVQERFDEAEPLLERSLPLIRERRGPMDSYTQRALTRLHRLYRAQDREAEANELALQITAMSDG; encoded by the coding sequence ATGACTGACCGGCGGCAGTGGCGGCGCATCAACGAGATTTTCCTGCAAGCCCTGGATCTCGATCCGGAAGAGCGAGGGTCCCTTCTCGACGCTCTCGAGGAGGAGTCGCCGGGGCTGGCCCGGGCGGTGCGTCGCCTGTTGGGGGCGGACCGGGCGGCGGGCGAGTTTCTCGCCGAGCCGGTGCTGCGCCGGGAGCGGGAAGAGGCGAGCGACGGGCCGGCAGGCGTTACCGAGACCTTGCCCGTCGAGCGGGTGGGTGCTTATCGCCTCCTCCACGCCATCGGCCGCGGTGGCATGAGCACGGTTTACGCCGCCCGCCGCGAGGGCGACTTCGAGCGGCGGGTGGCGGTCAAGCTGATTCGGCGCGACATGGAGGGCGAGGAGTCGCGGCGGCGCTTCACCGCCGAGCGCAAGATCTTGGCTCATCTCGATCATCCCTTCGTCGCCCGGCTGTTCGACGGCGGAACCACCGACCACGGATTGCCCTACTTCGTGATGGAGCTGATCAGCGGGCAGCCGGTGGATGTCTACTGCGACCAGCAGCGATTGGGCCTGCAGCAGCGCCTGACGCTGTTCCGCAAGATCCTGGCGGCGGTGCAGTACGCCCATCAAAACCTGATCGTCCATCGGGACCTCAAGCCCTCGAACATCCTGGTCACCGCCGACGGCACGCCCAAGCTGCTCGACTTCGGTATCGCCAAGATACTCAATGCCGGCCTGGCCGGTGACGACGGTGAGGAGGCGACGGCGACCTGGATGCGGGTCCTGACCCCGAGCTATGCCAGCCCCGAGCAGATGCGCGGCCAGCCGGTGACCACCGCCAGCGACATCTACTCCTTGGGGGTGCTGCTCTACAAGCTGCTCACGGGCGAGCTCCCGCACCGCCTCGAGGGCCGATCGGCGGCCGATGCCGAGGCCCAGATCACCAGCGCGCCGCCGGCCTCGCCAAGCGCCCGGATGGGGGATCGTGGGGCGCTCCTGGCGGGAGATCTCGACGCGATCGTGCTCAAGGCCCTCGAGGTGGCACCGCAGGATCGCTACTCCTCGGCGGAGGCATTCTCCAACGATCTCCGGCGCCACCTCGAAGGCTTTCCGGTGGCGGCGCGGGTGGCGGGGCCTTCCTACCGCCTGGGCAAATTCCTGCGCCGCCGGCGCCGGGCGGTGATCGCCGCCGCGGTGGCCGCCGGGCTGGCCTTGGCGCTGGTCTCGATGCTGCTGCTGCAGAATCGTCGCATCGCGCGCGAGCGCGACCTGGTGCGGCAACAGCAGGGGGCGACGGAGCGCGTGCTCGCCTTCACCGAACGGCTGTTCTCTCTCGCCGATCCCGGCGTGGCGCGGGGGGAGCCTTGGACGGTGGCCGATGCCCTCGGGCACAGCGACCGCCTGATCCGCGAAGAGCTGGCGACGGAGCCCCGCCTGCGGGCGCGGCTCCATGGCACCATCGGCCGGGTCTTGCTGGCCCAGGGAGAGGGCGAGGCGGCGGTCGAGCACCTCGATGAGTCGTTGAGTCTGTGGCGGCAGGAAGCGGTCGACGAGAGCTCTCAGCAGGAGGTCGCCCGGGCCTTGGGAGAGGTTGCCGCCGCCTGGGTGGAGGTGGGCGACTATGCCCGCGCTCGCGACCTGGCGCAGCAGGCGATCGACCTCTATCGCGGCCCCCTCGGGATGGCTGATCCTGCCGCCGTCGCCGCCCACAACGTGCTGGTCTACAGCCTGTGCGCCGAAGGCGACTTCGAGCTCGGCGAGACGGCGGCGGAGGAGGCCCTGCGGTTGGCTCGCGACCTGCGGCCGGCGGACGAGGCCGAGCTCGCCCGAGCGCTCCACAACCGGGCCCACGTCTACAACCGTCGCGGCGATGCGGCCGCGGCCGAAACTCACTATCGCGAGGCCCTCGAGATCCGGCGTCGGGTCTACGGCGAGCCCCATCCCCTGATCGCTTCGACCCTCGGCAACCTGGCTTCGACGGTGATCGACCTCGGCAAGCTCGACGAAGCCGAGCCGCTGCTCGAGCTCACCCTGGCCCAGAAGCGCCGCCTGTTGGGCTCCGATCATCCGGACCTCGCTCCGACCCTCAACAACCTGGCGGCCTTCCATCGTGATCGCGGTGATTGGGCTCGTGCCGAGGCCGCGCTGCGCCAGGCGATCGAACTGTTCCCGTCGGGGCACGTTCAGCACCTGCGGTTGCGGGCCGAGCTCGGCTCGCTGCTGGCCCAGGATGGTCGAGCCGGCCAAGCCGAGGCGCTGCTGCGCCGCGAGCTCGCCGCCTGGCGTCCGCAGCTTCCGCCGGGCAACACCCTGATCGCCTGGGCCGAGAGTGCCCTCGGGGAGGTGCTGACGGTCCAGGAGCGCTTTGACGAGGCCGAGCCTCTGCTCGAGCGCAGCCTGCCGCTGATCCGCGAGCGGCGTGGTCCGATGGACAGCTACACCCAGCGGGCCTTGACGCGGCTCCACCGCCTCTATCGGGCCCAGGATCGCGAGGCCGAGGCGAACGAGCTGGCGCTGCAGATCACCGCCATGAGCGATGGCTGA